A region of Plasmodium falciparum 3D7 genome assembly, chromosome: 12 DNA encodes the following proteins:
- a CDS encoding aminophospholipid-transporting P-ATPase codes for MSLVYRKTLNFLKGKNEDDKDVKININGENKRTCNNSVITSKYTVFNFIFLNMYEQFHKISNVYFFFIGILQVIPQFTATNGIPTVFFPLLIVLTANAIKDAFEDWNRHKTDKIENNRMCYGIVSEEEKKIYQEKSNKKNIFKKLKRYFFGNRKICNTENYYDEDDMCDDEITDINDYINNYEDNLENIEGTVKKRWKDIKAGDIILCRRSEFFCADILLLCTSHKNGIAFVETSSLDGETNLKVKEANTFLFNILGNDRNSAIDNVKNLKGFILSDKPNKDLSTMYGTIYFEKDKKIDVENIGIQELLKKTTEEIEYRKKRLSSVDLSKSSSAIGSNLCNNNNKSDSKSDIKNYNKDDDDFDDMDENNILKNDNYIRIPFDEKQFVLRGCKLKNTDWIMGIVIYVGRETKIQMNSSKSIKKTSKLEILTNKMTIIIWVIQMIICLISAYYNAIIVSSSRKNRFRYLPFNLEKAKKPYIVGIISFFSWVVITGNFVPISLIVTMSFVKVVQAYFISCDKNMIHKVQADVPSFGEQKEIPNIPKDDISSDADVIKRMRTKKIADSSLLHIDENQTEEDNMDMKSDCIAFKNNSSHQNINGNNKQYSSSSLGIISNAPKREISSRVISFKDSKEKNYIYFNAVPRTSSLIEELGQIEYIFSDKTGTLTCNIMEFRKCAINGISYGKGLTEIKRNILKKKNLEIPVEPTMKFKKKTPHVNIIDNDIINHLKDPNHFNHVNLINFFLHLAINHAVICEKDKEGVTTYSSSSPDEEALVNAAKHFDITFLYRREGKYGISIFGKIYEIDTLATIEFTSKRKMSSVICRIPVINPDYNHPTDAKSSNMDKKKNNMDDHLVVGKNEEKEETDDLNVYPPKKEAHSKLNNNNNNNNNNNIRIDNLYDDKNNFNIIYNHNEGRTPEVITCKNSKNSKIMLFCKGAGSIILKKLAKRTDVDEITIEHMETYADEGLRTLCIAQRELSEESFAEWYHLYKEASLSIKDREEKLESVAEYIENDLILQGITGIEDKLQEGVSSTIEDLRMAGIHIWMLTGDKIETAMNIGIAANLIDNYSEQFIYTEEYIESEEALIKKIDDDILMVEKSLNIPHYNFDDENNNVEDEKRKTFFRNNFIKNFFCAKNKSGLLLNPDKYNMLINTLNYVLVVDGSVIDLLLSEKMERKFFYLADKCSSVICGRVSPYQKGAIVSSANRLLNKITLAIGDGANDRNMINTANIGIGIRGQEGVQAFNSSDYGISQFRFLKNLLLVHGRLSYRRISKLVVYMFYKNMVLIFPLFIFGSISLYSGQKIYFEFLLHLFNVLFTAIPVVIHAVLDQDISLNTAMEKPNLYKLGIHHYYFNIRTFISWVMNSLFHGSVVFLIPLYFLSYYNIPTSDGIPYDIWTVGCATYFLTVLIVNFKILFETYYLNILPISGIALSIFSFVLLVTAFSFMCVGSIHLLGTIVYLVQSLRFWLVVILGLFTALLRDYVFKVYKRNFNPEIYHLLLDQENAKIGMNDVIDQLKLNEFDKDDDIRIEKSKSLGYAFSEADPACIQLIRKQDNMI; via the exons ATGTCCTTAGTTTATAGAAAAACACTGAACtttttaaaaggaaaaaatga AGATGATAAGGATgttaaaataaacataaatggGGAAAACAAAAGGACCTGTAACAATTCCGTGATAACGTCTAAATATACCgtttttaatttcatatttttaaatatgtatgaACAATTTCATAAGATATCAAATGtgtacttttttttcattggtATATTACAAGTAATACCTCAATTTACTGCTACCAATGGAATTCCCACAgttttttttccccttttAATTGTGCTAACAGCAAATGCCATAAAAGATGCTTTTGAAGATTGGAATAGGCATAAAACCgataaaattgaaaataatagAATGTGTTATGGTATTGTAAgtgaagaagaaaagaaaatatatcaaGAGAAAAGTAATAAgaagaatatttttaaaaaattaaaaagatatttttttGGAAATCGTAAGATTTGTAATActgaaaattattatgatgaagatgatatgTGTGATGATGAAATTACTGATATTaatgattatattaataattatgaagatAATTTAGAAAACATTGAAGGTACTGTTAAAAAAAGATGGAAAGATATAAAAGCTGgtgatattattttatgtagaAGATCTGAATTTTTCTGTGCAGatatcttattattatgtactaGTCATAAAAATGGTATTGCTTTTGTTGAAACCTCTAGTTTAGATGGTGAAACCAATTTAAAAGTAAAAGAAGccaatacatttttatttaatatattaggtAATGATAGAAATAGTGCAATtgataatgtaaaaaatttaaaaggtTTTATTTTAAGTGATAAACCAAATAAAGATTTATCCACCATGTATGGTACtatttattttgaaaagGATAAGAAAATAGATGTAGAAAATATTGGTATAcaagaattattaaaaaaaacaacggAGGAAATAGAATATCGCAAAAAAAGGTTATCTAGTGTAGATTTAAGTAAGAGTAGTAGTGCTATCGGAAGTAATTTatgcaataataataataagagtGATAGTAAGAGTGATATtaagaattataataaagatgatgatgacTTTGATGACatggatgaaaataatatattaaaaaatgataattatataagaataCCTTTTGATGAAAAACAATTTGTATTAAGAGGatgtaaattaaaaaataccGATTGGATAATGGgaattgttatatatgtagGTAGAGAAACTAAAATACAAATGAATTCTTCAAAatcaattaaaaaaacaagtaaattagaaatattaacaaataaaatgaCCATAATTATATGGGTCATTCAAATGattatttgtttaatttCTGCATATTATAATGCTATAATTGTAAGTTCATCTAGAAAAAATCGATTTAGATATTTGCCTTTTAATTTGGAAAAGGCTAAAAAACCATACATAGTAGGAATTATTTCGTTTTTCTCATGGGTAGTTATTACAGGAAATTTCGTTCCCATTAGTTTAATTGTTACTATGAGCTTTGTTAAAGTAGTTCAAGCGTATTTTATATCAtgtgataaaaatatgattcaTAAAGTACAAGCAGATGTTCCTTCATTTGGTGAACAAAAAGAAATTCCAAATATACCCAAAGATGACATTTCATCAGATGCAGATGTTATAAAACGAAtgagaacaaaaaaaatagcaGATAGCTCTTTATTACATATAGACGAAAATCAAACAGAAGAAGATAATATGGACATGAAAAGTGATTGTATagcttttaaaaataatagtagtcatcaaaatattaatggtaataataaacaGTATTCATCTAGTAGTTTAGGAATTATTAGTAATGCACCAAAACGAGAAATTTCATCTAGAGTTATATCATTTAAAGATtcgaaagaaaaaaattatatatattttaatgctGTACCAAGAACATCTAGTTTAATTGAAGAGTTAGGTCAAAtcgaatatattttttcagaTAAAACAGGAACGTTAACATGTAATATCATGGAGTTTCGAAAATGTGCTATTAATGGTATTTCTTATGGAAAAGGACTTACcgaaattaaaagaaatattttgaagaagaaaaatttaGAAATACCTGTGGAACCAACCAtgaaatttaaaaagaaaacacctcatgtaaatattatagataatgatataataaatcatttgAAAGATCCAAATCATTTTAATCACGTAAACTTAATAAACTTTTTCCTTCATCTAGCTATTAATCATGCTGTTATTTGTGAAAAGGATAAGGAGGGCGTAACTACCTATTCATCGAGTAGTCCTGATGAAGAAGCTTTAGTTAATGCAGCAAAACATTTTGATATTACCTTTTTATATAGAAGGGAAGGAAAGTATGGTATAAGTATCTttggaaaaatatatgaaattgaTACATTAGCAACTATTGAATTTACtagtaaaagaaaaatgagtAGTGTAATTTGTAGAATACCAGTAATTAATCCTGATTATAATCACCCAACAGATGCTAAATCGTCTAATATggataagaaaaagaataatatggATGATCATTTAGTTGTTGGTAAAAATgaggaaaaagaagaaacGGATGATCTGAATGTATACCCTCCAAAAAAAGAAGCACAttcaaaattaaataataataataataataataataataataatatccgtattgataatttatatgatgataaaaataatttcaatattatttataatcataatgaAGGGCGCACACCAGAAGTTATTACCTGTAAAAATAGTAAGAATTCCAAAATTATGCTATTTTGTAAAGGGGCTGGTAGTATCATTCTAAAAAAATTAGCCAAACGAACCGATGTAGATGAAATAACCATTGAACATATGGAAACGTATGCGGATGAAGGGTTACGAACTTTATGTATTGCACAAAGAGAATTAAGTGAAGAGAGTTTTGCCGAATGGTATCATCTTTATAAAGAGGCTTCTTTAAGTATAAAAGATAGAGAAGAGAAATTAGAAAGTGTTGCtgaatatattgaaaatgaTTTAATATTACAAGGAATTACTGGTATAGAAGATAAGTTACAAGAAGGTGTTAGTTCAACCATTGAAGATTTAAGAATGGCTGGAATTCATATATGGATGTTAACAGGTGATAAAATTGAAACTGCTATGAATATTGGTATAGCAGCAAATTTAATAGATAATTATTCAGaacaatttatttatacagaAGAGTATATTGAGAGTGAAGAAgctttaataaaaaaaatagatgaTGATATTTTAATGGTTGAAAAATCTTTAAATATACCacattataattttgatgatgaaaataataatgttgaagatgaaaaaagaaaaactttttttcgaaataattttataaagaaCTTTTTTTGTGCTAAGAACAAAAGTGGTTTATTACTTAATCCAGATAAATACAATATGTTAATTAATACATTAAATTATGTTTTAGTTGTTGACGGTTCTGttattgatttattattaagtgaaaaaatggaaagaaaattcttttatttagCTGATAAATGTTCATCCGTTATATGTGGTCGAGTTAGTCCATATCAAAAAGGAGCCATTGTTTCATCAGCTAATcgattattaaataaaattacattAGCTATAGGTGATGGAGCAAATGACCGAAATATGATTAATACAGCAAATATCGGAATAGGTATAAGAGGACAAGAAGGAGTTCAAGCATTTAATTCTTCAGATTATGGTATTAGTCAATTCcgctttttaaaaaatttgttaTTAGTACATGGTAGATTATCCTATAGAAGAATAAGTAAATTGGtggtatatatgttttataaaaatatggttttaatatttccattatttatttttggttccatttctttatattcaggacaaaaaatatattttgaatttttattacatttatttaatgtCCTTTTTACCGCTATACCTGTTGTAATTCATGCTGTGTTAGATCAAGATATTAGTTTAAATACAGCAATGGAAAAaccaaatttatataaattaggtatacatcattattattttaatattagaaCATTTATTTCATGGGTAATGAATAGTCTTTTTCATGGATCAGTAGTTTTTCTAAtacctttatattttttatcatactATAATATACCTACATCAGATGGAATACCATACGACATTTGGACCGTAGGATGTGCtacttattttttaacaGTTTTAAttgttaattttaaaattttatttgaaacctattatttaaatatacttCCTATTAGTGGTATTGCTTTAAGTATATTTTCGTTTGTGCTCCTAGTTACTgcattttcttttatgtgTGTAGGAAGTATTCATCTTTTAGGAACCATAGTATATCTCGTTCAGTCTCTTCGTTTTTGGCTAGTTGTTATATTGGGATTATTTACAGCATTGTTAAGAGATTACGTTTTTAAAGTATACAAGAGAAATTTCAACCCAGagatatatcatttattattagatcaa GAAAATGCAAAAATAGGCATGAACGATGTTATTGATCAGCTAAAGTTGAATGAATTTGATAAGGATGATGACATt agaATTGAAAAATCAAAATCATTAGGATATGCATTTAGTGAAGCAGACCCTGCATGTATACAATTAATTAGAAAACAAGATAAtatgatttaa
- a CDS encoding raf kinase inhibitor produces MTIPTISELKKDRIIPHVFPNDKIDLNVDLFISFKAGKEVNHGNVLDIAGTGSVPRNIKFSEEPPDGYCFVLFMVDPDYPSRLRPDGKEYIHWVVSGIKTKELIKGTQKNCVTILPYVGPSIKKGTGLHRISFIISLIKEEDKDNITGLPHYKGEKYITRVKFNNYESVHNIAQINNMKIVGYNWCQIEG; encoded by the coding sequence ATGACAATACCCACGATAAGTGAACTTAAAAAGGATAGAATTATACCTCACGTTTTTCCAAATGATAAAATTGATTTGAACGTTGACCTTTTTATAAGTTTTAAAGCAGGAAAAGAAGTGAATCACGGAAATGTTTTAGATATTGCTGGAACGGGGAGTGTAccaagaaatataaaattttcagAAGAACCTCCAGATGGttattgttttgttttattcaTGGTAGATCCTGATTATCCTTCAAGATTACGACCAGATGGTaaggaatatatacattGGGTGGTATCAGGTATAAAAACGaaagaattaataaaagGAACTCAAAAAAATTGTGTAACTATATTGCCATATGTAGGTCCATCTATTAAGAAAGGTACTGGTTTACATAGAAttagttttattatttccttaataaaagaagaagataaaGATAACATTACAGGATTACCTCATTATAAaggagaaaaatatattactagAGTAAAATTTAACAATTATGAATCAGTTCATAATATTGctcaaattaataatatgaaaattgTAGGTTATAATTGGTGCCAAATTGAAGGGTAG